One genomic window of Bos taurus isolate L1 Dominette 01449 registration number 42190680 breed Hereford chromosome Y, ARS-UCD2.0, whole genome shotgun sequence includes the following:
- the LOC132344659 gene encoding testis-specific Y-encoded protein 1-like gives DVAGIGREFRLLAEDIMEEVEVVADEEQKQWSSQELEEKTVEEQGQDRPGGLSEHQALDVLKALAILKALAALQVELSSECEQNHRAYHQRRKHHLAWGSAIIQGIPGFWAKTIMSHPQVSVMISDQDQDFLGYMIDLKVQVRSHLQSRCKLIFSFQDNPYFLNTMIIKEYYLDITGNRACHSTPVPWFWDFEWGSPSHRLDTRSLNFLNWLSGHNGPELNTIADLLSNDMWDDPLKYYLGEDDSSIRDN, from the exons gacgtggcagggatcgggcgggagttccggctgcttgcagaagacatcatggaagaggtggaggttgtggcagatgaggagcagaaacagtggtcctcccaggagctggaggagaagacggtggaggagcagggccaggacaggccgggaggtctgagtgagcaccaggcgctagatgtcctgaaggcatTGGCcatcctgaaggcactggccgccctgcaggtggaactgagctctgagtgtgagcaaaaccacagggcctaccatcagaggaggaagcatcacttggcttgggggagtgccatcatccagggcatccctggcttctgggccaaaact attatgagccaccctcaagtttccgtcatgatcagcgaccaagatcaagactttctcggctacatgatcgacttga aggtgcaggtgcggagccatctgcagtcccgctgcaagctgatcttttcctttcaggacaacccctacttcttgaacaccatgatcattaaggagtattaccttgacatcactg ggaacagggcatgtcattccactccagtcccctggttctgggactttgaatggggatcccccagccacagactggacaccaggagccttaattttctcaactggctgtcaggccacaatggcccagaattgaacacgattgctgat ctcctcagcaatgacatgtgggacgatcccctgaagtactacctcggggaggatgattcttccatcagagataactga